One window from the genome of Canis lupus dingo isolate Sandy chromosome 15, ASM325472v2, whole genome shotgun sequence encodes:
- the SYCP3 gene encoding synaptonemal complex protein 3 isoform X1, translating to MVPSGRKHTGKSGKKSMEDQVIRAYEFEKEDKKDLRGSEEDVPEGKTPVIDKHGKKRTSAVFEDVGGEVQNMLERFGADINKALLAKRKRLELYTKASLKTSNQKIEHVWKTQQEQRQKLNQEYSQQFVTLFQQWEMDMQKIEEQEEKLANLFRQQQKIFQQSRIVQSQRLKTVRQLYEQFVKNMEELEKNHDNLLTGAQNELKKEMSMLQKKIMMETQQQEMASVRKSLQSMLF from the exons ATGGTGCCCTCTGGAAGAAAGCACACGGGGAAGTCTGGGAAGAAGTCCATGGAGGATCAGGTTATAAGAGCCTATGAGTttgagaaagaagataaaaaagatcTGAGAGGTTCCGAGGAGGATGTCCCTGAAG GGAAGACTCCAGTAATTGATAAGCATGGGAAGAAAAGGACTTCAGCAGTATTTGAAGATGTGGG GGGTGAAGTACAAAATATGCTGGAAAGATTTGGAG ctgaTATTAACAAGGCCCTTcttgcaaagagaaaaagactagAACTGTATACTAAGGCTTCTCTCAAAACCAGCAACCAGAAAATTGAACATGTTTGGAAAACTCAGCAAGAGCAAAG gcagaagcttaaccaagaATATTCTCAGCAGTTTGTGACTTTGTTTCAGCAGTGGGAAATGGATATGCAGAAAATTgaggaacaagaagaaaaactAGCT AACTTGTTTCGACAGCAACAAAAGATTTTTCAACAGTCTAGAATTGTTCAGAGCCAGAGACTGAAAACAGTTAGACAGCTATATGAGCAGTTCGTAAAG AATATGGAAGAGTTGGAGAAGAATCATGATAACCTACTTACTGGTGCgcaaaatgaacttaaaaaagaaatgtctatgttgcaaaaaaaaattatgatggaGACT CAGCAGCAAGAGATGGCAAGTGTTCGAAAGTCTCTTCAATCCATGTTATTCTGA
- the SYCP3 gene encoding synaptonemal complex protein 3 isoform X3, with product MVPSGRKHTGKSGKKSMEDQVIRAYEFEKEDKKDLRGSEEDVPEADINKALLAKRKRLELYTKASLKTSNQKIEHVWKTQQEQRQKLNQEYSQQFVTLFQQWEMDMQKIEEQEEKLANLFRQQQKIFQQSRIVQSQRLKTVRQLYEQFVKNMEELEKNHDNLLTGAQNELKKEMSMLQKKIMMETQQQEMASVRKSLQSMLF from the exons ATGGTGCCCTCTGGAAGAAAGCACACGGGGAAGTCTGGGAAGAAGTCCATGGAGGATCAGGTTATAAGAGCCTATGAGTttgagaaagaagataaaaaagatcTGAGAGGTTCCGAGGAGGATGTCCCTGAAG ctgaTATTAACAAGGCCCTTcttgcaaagagaaaaagactagAACTGTATACTAAGGCTTCTCTCAAAACCAGCAACCAGAAAATTGAACATGTTTGGAAAACTCAGCAAGAGCAAAG gcagaagcttaaccaagaATATTCTCAGCAGTTTGTGACTTTGTTTCAGCAGTGGGAAATGGATATGCAGAAAATTgaggaacaagaagaaaaactAGCT AACTTGTTTCGACAGCAACAAAAGATTTTTCAACAGTCTAGAATTGTTCAGAGCCAGAGACTGAAAACAGTTAGACAGCTATATGAGCAGTTCGTAAAG AATATGGAAGAGTTGGAGAAGAATCATGATAACCTACTTACTGGTGCgcaaaatgaacttaaaaaagaaatgtctatgttgcaaaaaaaaattatgatggaGACT CAGCAGCAAGAGATGGCAAGTGTTCGAAAGTCTCTTCAATCCATGTTATTCTGA
- the SYCP3 gene encoding synaptonemal complex protein 3 isoform X2 — MVPSGRKHTGKSGKKSMEDQVIRAYEFEKEDKKDLRGSEEDVPEGKTPVIDKHGKKRTSAVFEDVGGEVQNMLERFGADINKALLAKRKRLELYTKASLKTSNQKIEHVWKTQQEQRQKLNQEYSQQFVTLFQQWEMDMQKIEEQEEKLANLFRQQQKIFQQSRIVQSQRLKTVRQLYEQFVKNMEELEKNHDNLLTGAQNELKKEMSMLQKKIMMETVSRYILSWKNEE; from the exons ATGGTGCCCTCTGGAAGAAAGCACACGGGGAAGTCTGGGAAGAAGTCCATGGAGGATCAGGTTATAAGAGCCTATGAGTttgagaaagaagataaaaaagatcTGAGAGGTTCCGAGGAGGATGTCCCTGAAG GGAAGACTCCAGTAATTGATAAGCATGGGAAGAAAAGGACTTCAGCAGTATTTGAAGATGTGGG GGGTGAAGTACAAAATATGCTGGAAAGATTTGGAG ctgaTATTAACAAGGCCCTTcttgcaaagagaaaaagactagAACTGTATACTAAGGCTTCTCTCAAAACCAGCAACCAGAAAATTGAACATGTTTGGAAAACTCAGCAAGAGCAAAG gcagaagcttaaccaagaATATTCTCAGCAGTTTGTGACTTTGTTTCAGCAGTGGGAAATGGATATGCAGAAAATTgaggaacaagaagaaaaactAGCT AACTTGTTTCGACAGCAACAAAAGATTTTTCAACAGTCTAGAATTGTTCAGAGCCAGAGACTGAAAACAGTTAGACAGCTATATGAGCAGTTCGTAAAG AATATGGAAGAGTTGGAGAAGAATCATGATAACCTACTTACTGGTGCgcaaaatgaacttaaaaaagaaatgtctatgttgcaaaaaaaaattatgatggaGACTGTAAGTCGTTACATTTTAAGTTGGAAAAATGAGGAGTAA